The following coding sequences are from one Bombus terrestris chromosome 14, iyBomTerr1.2, whole genome shotgun sequence window:
- the LOC100646319 gene encoding ragulator complex protein LAMTOR4 homolog isoform X2, whose protein sequence is MLSLERIPDQIGHLVLTEDGAVLTSGGELENDERFANIVIGLVTLTNKVDPKAFANNETFDKISITYPDHCYIICLSNKKIHVVKKKLISSTTAAVEQPLIDV, encoded by the exons ATGCTTTCACTGGAACGTATCCCAGATCAAATTGGGCATCTAGTTTTGACAGAGGATGGAGCTGTATTAACG TCTGGAGGTGAACTGGAAAATGATGAGAGATTTGCAAACATTGTTATAGGATTAGTCACGCTAACCAATAAAGTTGATCCCAAAGCATTTGCTAATAACGAGACTTttgataaaatatcaataacatATCCAGAtcattgttatattatttgtCTCTCAAACAAAAAGATTCACGTagtgaaaaaaaaattgatatccTCAACAACTGCAGCTGTAGAACAACCTCTTATTgatgtataa
- the LOC100646319 gene encoding ragulator complex protein LAMTOR4 homolog isoform X1, with the protein MEEVLHYRRRRISRDIANKKYTGKNMLSLERIPDQIGHLVLTEDGAVLTSGGELENDERFANIVIGLVTLTNKVDPKAFANNETFDKISITYPDHCYIICLSNKKIHVVKKKLISSTTAAVEQPLIDV; encoded by the exons ATGGAAGAAGTTCTGCATTACCGACGGAGAAGAATCAGTAGGGATAtagcaaataaaaaatacacag GAAAAAATATGCTTTCACTGGAACGTATCCCAGATCAAATTGGGCATCTAGTTTTGACAGAGGATGGAGCTGTATTAACG TCTGGAGGTGAACTGGAAAATGATGAGAGATTTGCAAACATTGTTATAGGATTAGTCACGCTAACCAATAAAGTTGATCCCAAAGCATTTGCTAATAACGAGACTTttgataaaatatcaataacatATCCAGAtcattgttatattatttgtCTCTCAAACAAAAAGATTCACGTagtgaaaaaaaaattgatatccTCAACAACTGCAGCTGTAGAACAACCTCTTATTgatgtataa
- the LOC100651659 gene encoding coiled-coil domain-containing protein 130 homolog yields MGERKGTNLYYPPDYDPRVGGLNKFLGTHALRERARKLHMGILIVRFEMPYNIWCDGCGNHIGMGVRYNAEKKKIGMYYSTPLYQFRMKCHLCDNHFEIKTDPANLDYVIVSGAKRQENRWDPKENEQVVPETKEVSCRLYDDAMYKLEHGIEDKKIAKSKDSSLESAIALNNATWKDDYSSNCALRSAFRTRKNELQKKQSLDQVLLKKSGLNIDLVNEHEDDIRLAKLLMHKRDTKKNGHNPLKRLITIVRSRDKLKHSSHYVLSNNTKNQTDQTHKLPKLTQQEPSSSKTTTSTLSTSLVSYDSSDTDNDS; encoded by the exons ATGGGAGAACGTAAGGGAACAAATTTATACTATCCACCTGATTACGATCCCCGTGTTGGTGGTCTTAACAAATTTCTTGGTACTCATGCACTACGTGAAAGAGCACGTAAATTACACATGGGTATTCTTATTGTTAGATTTGAAATGCCATATAATATATGGTGTGATGGTTGTGGCAATCATATAGGAATGGGTGTTCGTTACAAtgcagagaaaaaaaaaattggaatgTATTACAGTACACCATTGTATCAATTTCGTATGAAATGTCATCTCTGTGACAATCATTTTGAAATAAAGACTGATCCAGCA AATTTAGATTATGTAATTGTGAGTGGTGCAAAACGCCAAGAAAATCGCTGGGATCCTAAAGAAAATGAACAGGTGGTACCAGAAACAAAAGAAGTATCTTGCAGACTATATGATGATGCTATGTACAAGTTGGAACATGGTATAGAAGATAAGAAAATAGCGAAATCAAAAGATTCTTCTTTGGAAAGTGCAATAGCATTAAATAATGCTACATGGAAGGATGATTACTCTTCAAATTGTGCATTACGCTCAGCATTTAGA ACACGAAAAAACGAGTTACAGAAGAAACAAAGTTTGGATCAAGTGTTGCTTAAAAAAAGTGGATTGAATATTGACTTAGTTAATGAACACGAAGATGATATAAGGTTAGCCAAATTACTGATGCATAAAAGAG ATACAAAAAAGAATGGGCATAACCCCTTGAAACGTTTGATTACTATTGTAAGGTCTAGAGATAAACTAAAACATTCGTCACATTATGTATTAAGCAATAACACTAAAAATCAAACAGATCAAACACATAAACTTCCTAAGCTTACTCAACAAGAACCTTCGAGTTCGAAAACAACTACTAGTACGTTAAGTACTTCGTTAGTTAGTTATGATAGTTCTGATACAGATAATGATTCATAg